Proteins encoded by one window of Labrus bergylta chromosome 2, fLabBer1.1, whole genome shotgun sequence:
- the ube3b gene encoding ubiquitin-protein ligase E3B — MFSVTQSSKSEFLDKARQAREERKGQKDKERAAINIQALVRRFLCRCRLQKQLRNDVDEFFQASEAGTTKRNALSIFKIARKLLFIYRPEDKMRFEKLCRAILASMEAENEPKVWYVSLALSKDLTIPWLKQIKDVLWTCCQRIKSLKPDILQDNKLVTLYLTMLVTFTDTSTWRIVRGKGEALRPALTRICENIMGHLNQKGFYSALQILLTNGLARSKPSLSKGTLTAIFTLSLRPVLAAHFSDNLLRSFLIHIMSVPAVITHLNMLTPECMASIQTHDLLRKFILFLSREEQCLDICVCLEGSHTLCLLGNLIHLGFLNEKVLEEEANYFVKDLTDMLSYCQRYVSQKKSNLTHWHPVLGWFSQTVDYGLNESMPLVTKQLQYLWGVSVIRTLFSDVLSKKLESQEPTPPPPQPSTSQNNLPVKNLFKRAFQKSASVRNILKPVGGKRVDSAEVQKVCSICVLYQTALSTLTQIRLQILTGLTHLDELLPKLWAFICELGPQGGLKLFMECLNNDTEESKQLLAMLMLFCDCSRHLITILDDIEVYEEQTSFKIEELHTISSFLNTFVYKMVWDGILENAKGEKLELFHSVHGWLMVLYERDCRRRFTPDEHWLRKDLKPSLLFQELEKGKRRAQLLLQYIPHVIPHKNRVLLFRNIVTKEKESLGLVETSSASPHVTHITIRRSRMLEDGYDQLRRLPANSIKGVIRVKFVNDLGVDEAGIDQDGVFKEFLEEIIKKVFNPALNLFKTTSGNERLYPSPTSYIHENHLQLFEFVGKMLGKAVYEGIVVDVPFASFFLSQVLGHHHSTFYSSIDELPSLDSEFYKNLTSIKRYDGDVGDLGLSLSYDEDVMGQLVCHELIPGGKTMPVTNENKISYIHLMAHFRMHTQIKEQTAAFIRGFRSIINPEWLHMFSTPEVQRLVSGDNAEIDLDDLKKHTVYYGGFHSSHRVIIWLWDILSSDFTAEERAMFLKFVTSCSRPPLLGFAYLKPPFSIRCVEVSDDQDTGDTLGSVLRGFFTIRKKEPGGRLPTSSTCFNLLKLPNYSKKSILRDKLRYAISMNTGFELS; from the exons TATCGTCCAGAAGATAAGATG AGGTTTGAAAAGCTCTGCCGTGCAATCCTTGCCAGCATGGAGGCTGAAAATGAACCTAAA GTCTGGTATGTTTCCTTGGCTCTCTCCAAAGACCTCACCATTCCCTGGCTCAAACAGATTAAAGATGTGCTTTGGACTTGCTGTCAAAGAATTAAAAGTCTGAAG CCTGACATACTTCAGGACAATAAACTGGTAACGCTGTACCTCACCATGCTGGTGACCTTCACTGACACCTCAACCTGGCGGATAGTCAGAGGAAAGG GAGAAGCTCTTAGACCTGCTTTGACCAGGATTTGTGAAAATATTATGGGTCATCTCAATCAAAAGGGATTCTATTCAGCACTGCAG ATTTTGCTGACCAATGGATTGGCTCGTTCTAAACCGTCGCTCTCCAAAGGAACTCTTACAGCTATATTTACCTTGTCATTAAG gccGGTCCTTGCTGCTCACTTTTCCGATAACCTGCTAAGATCATTCCTCATTCACATCATGTCAGTTCCAGCTGTCATAACCCACCTCAACATGCTCACACCAGAG TGTATGGCGTCCATTCAGACACATGACCTGCTGCGGAAGTTCATTCTGTTTCTCAGCCGGGAAGAACAGTGTTTggacatctgtgtgtgtctcgaGGGGAGTCACACACTTTGCCTGCTTG GCAACTTAATTCACCTGGGCTTCCTTAATGAGAAAGTTCTGGAAGAGGAGGCCAACTATTTTGTGAAGGACCTGACTGACATGTTGTCTTACTGCCAGAGATATGTGTCCCAGAAGAAGTCAAACCTCACCCACTGGCACCCTGTCCTGGGCTGGTTCTCCCAAACTGTAGACTACGG TCTGAATGAATCAATGCCGCTGGTCACCAAACAGCTTCAGTACCTGTGGGGCGTTTCTGTCATTCGGACACTTTTCAGTGACGTCCTCTCAAAAAAGCTGGAGAGTCAGGAGCCCACTCCCCCGCCCCCGCAACCTAGCACATCACAAAACAATCTACCAGTCAAAA ACCTCTTTAAGCGAGCATTTCAGAAGTCGGCTTCTGTACGGAACATTCTGAAACCAGTCGGAGGGAAGCGAGTCGACTCTGCTGAAGTTCAGAAGGTTTGCAGCATCTGTGTGCTCTATCAGACGGCTCTATCCACACTCACGCAAATACGACTCCAGATTCTCACAG gtctGACTCACCTTGATGAACTTCTACCCAAACTTTGGGCCTTCATCTGTGAGCTGGGTCCTCAGGGGGGGCTCAAACTCTTCATGGAGTGTCTAAACAACGACACTGAAGAGTCCAAACAGCTCCTGGCCATGCTCATGCTTTTCTGTGACTGCTCACGGCACCTCATCAC GATTCTGGATGACATTGAAGTCTACGAGGAACAGACATCTTTCAAGATAGAAGAACTCCACACCATCTCCTCATTTCTGAACACATTTGTCTACAAGATGGTCTGGGATGGCATCTTAG aaaatgcaaaggGAGAGAAGCTGGAGTTGTTCCACAGTGTTCATGGCTGGTTGATGGTGCTTTATGAGCGGGACTGCAGGCGACGATTCACCCCTGATGAGCACTGGCTGCGAAA GGACCTAAAGCCCAGCCTGTTGTTCCAAGAGCTGGAGAAAGGCAAGAGGAGAGCCCAGCTGTTACTGCAGTACATCCCCCATGTTATTCCACACAAAAAT AGGGTGCTGCTGTTTCGGAACATTGTcacaaaggaaaaagaaagtttaGGATTGGTCGAAACGAGCTCTGCTTcaccacatgtcacacataTTACCATTAGACGCTCCCGGATGTTAGAG GATGGATATGACCAGCTCCGTCGATTACCAGCCAACTCTATAAAAGGTGTGATTCGGGTGAAGTTTGTCAATGATCTTGGAGTAGACGAGGCCGGTATCGATCAGGATGGCGTGTTCAAAGAGTTTTTGGaggaaatcattaaaaaagtgTTCAATCCTGCTCTCAACCTGTTCAAG ACGACAAGTGGAAATGAGAGGCTGTATCCTTCACCTACATCATATATCCATGAGAACCATTTGCAGCTGTTTGAGTTTGTGGGGAAGATGCTCGGGAAAGCTGTATACGAG GGCATTGTGGTCGACGTCCCTTTCGCCTCCTTCTTTCTCAGTCAAGTCTTGGGTCACCATCACAGCACTTTCTACAGCTCCATCGACGAGCTGCCCTCACTGGACTCTGAGTTTTATAAGAACCTCACTTCCATCAAG CGCTATGACGGAGATGTAGGGGATCTGGGACTGTCGTTATCCTATGATGAGGACGTTATGGGGCAG CTTGTCTGTCACGAGTTGATACCTGGAGGGAAAACTATGCCAGTCACCAACGAAAACAA GATCAGTTACATCCACCTCATGGCTCACTTCCGGATGCACACGCAGATTAAGGAGCAAACGGCGGCTTTCATTCGGGGCTTCCGCAGCATCATAAACCCAGAGTGGCTGCACATGTTTTCCACACCTGAGGTTCAGCGTCTCGTCTCGGGAGACAATGCTGAGATAGATCTGGATGACCTCAA aaaacacacgGTGTATTATGGAGGATTTCACAGCAGCCATCGTGTCATCATCTGGCTGTGGGACATTCTGTCCAGTGACTTTACGGCAGAAGAGAGAGCTATGTTCCTTAAA TTTGTTACCAGCTGCTCGAGGCCACCTCTTTTAGGTTTTGCCTACCTCAAACCACCTTTCTCCATCCGATGTGTGGAAGTTTCAGATGATCAG GACACTGGAGACACACTTGGCAGTGTCCTCAGGGGCTTCTTCACAATCCGCAAGAAGGAGCCCGGTGGTCGACTCCCCACTTCATCAACGTGCTTCAACCTGCTCAAGCTGCCCAACTACAGCAAGAAGAGCATCTTACGGGACAAGCTGCGCTACGCCATCAGTATGAACACAGGATTTGAGCTATCATAA